The following proteins are co-located in the Aeromicrobium phoceense genome:
- a CDS encoding AarF/ABC1/UbiB kinase family protein has protein sequence MADTDPDDTTDTPLTGSALRRGARLASLPAGFAARTTWGIGRRLVGAPAAAVMTDVQRRTADQVFSVLGQLKGGAMKFGQALSIFEAALPEEVIAPYREALTKLQDAAPPMGTPTVRRVMVREFGEDWPERFPDFEMTPAAAASIGQVHHSWFIAEPGDEPVEVAVKLQYPGAAEALNSDLRQIGRLARMLGTMMPGVDVKALVRELQERVAEELDYSLEADAQARFAEAFAGDPDVLVPAPLAHTERALVTTWLPGDRSLADVIADGTQEERDRLGETYVRFLFQGPARAGLLHADPHPGNFRVLPDGRLGVVDYGAVARLPDGLPAPMGPLLRAAADGDYETVAEGLRQEGFVRQGSRVDPAVLERYLAPIVEPVAVEAFAFDRDWLRRQGQRLASPGAEGMGTALKLTVPPSYLLIHRVWAGGVGVLCQLGATARFRAIVAESLPGFEPA, from the coding sequence GTGGCCGACACCGACCCGGACGACACGACCGACACTCCGCTGACGGGGAGCGCCCTGCGCCGCGGCGCGCGCCTGGCGAGCCTGCCGGCCGGATTCGCCGCCCGCACCACGTGGGGCATCGGCCGGCGCCTCGTCGGCGCTCCCGCCGCGGCCGTGATGACGGACGTGCAGCGCCGCACCGCCGACCAGGTCTTCAGCGTGCTCGGCCAGCTCAAGGGCGGTGCCATGAAGTTCGGCCAGGCGCTGAGCATCTTCGAGGCGGCCCTGCCCGAGGAGGTCATCGCGCCCTACCGCGAGGCCCTGACGAAGCTCCAGGACGCCGCGCCGCCGATGGGCACGCCTACCGTCCGGCGGGTGATGGTCCGCGAGTTCGGCGAGGACTGGCCCGAGCGGTTCCCCGACTTCGAGATGACCCCAGCCGCTGCCGCCTCGATCGGTCAGGTCCACCACAGCTGGTTCATCGCCGAGCCCGGTGACGAGCCCGTCGAGGTCGCGGTGAAGCTGCAGTACCCCGGCGCCGCGGAGGCGCTCAACTCCGACCTGCGCCAGATCGGCCGGCTCGCCCGCATGCTGGGCACGATGATGCCGGGCGTCGACGTCAAGGCCCTCGTCCGCGAGCTGCAGGAGCGCGTGGCCGAGGAGCTCGACTACTCGCTCGAGGCCGACGCCCAGGCGCGCTTCGCCGAGGCCTTCGCCGGCGACCCCGACGTCCTGGTCCCCGCGCCGCTGGCGCACACCGAGCGCGCCCTGGTCACGACGTGGCTCCCGGGCGACCGCTCCCTCGCCGACGTGATCGCCGACGGCACGCAGGAGGAGCGGGACCGCCTCGGCGAGACCTACGTGCGGTTCCTGTTCCAGGGCCCGGCCCGGGCCGGCCTGCTGCACGCCGATCCCCACCCCGGCAACTTCCGCGTGCTGCCGGACGGGCGGCTCGGAGTCGTGGACTACGGAGCCGTGGCGCGACTGCCCGACGGCCTGCCCGCACCCATGGGCCCGCTGCTGCGCGCGGCGGCCGACGGCGACTACGAGACCGTGGCCGAGGGCCTGCGCCAGGAGGGATTCGTCCGCCAGGGCAGCCGGGTCGACCCCGCCGTCCTGGAGCGGTACCTGGCCCCGATCGTCGAGCCCGTCGCCGTGGAGGCCTTCGCCTTCGACCGCGACTGGCTGCGCCGCCAGGGCCAGCGGCTCGCCTCCCCCGGCGCCGAGGGCATGGGGACGGCCCTGAAGCTCACCGTGCCGCCGAGCTACCTGCTGATCCACCGGGTGTGGGCCGGCGGCGTGGGCGTGCTGTGCCAGCTGGGCGCGACCGCCCGCTTCCGCGCCATCGTGGCCGAGTCGCTGCCCGGCTTCGAGCCCGCCTGA
- a CDS encoding M48 family metallopeptidase, producing the protein MAEIEVRRSARRTRTVSARREGDRTIVMIPASMSLREERRAVADMVAKLDAREKKRAAPRSDAGLARRASELARLYVPEAPEPASVRWVTNQNSRWGSCTPIDRTIRLSHRLQAMPDHVVDAVLVHELTHLVVSGHGPRFDAIVRRYPRTDEAMGFLEGVTWQQRREP; encoded by the coding sequence ATGGCCGAGATCGAGGTGCGCCGCAGCGCGCGCCGCACCCGCACCGTGAGTGCGCGCCGCGAGGGCGACCGCACGATCGTGATGATCCCGGCGTCGATGTCGCTGCGGGAGGAGCGCCGCGCCGTGGCCGACATGGTCGCCAAGCTCGACGCCCGGGAGAAGAAGCGCGCCGCGCCGCGCTCCGACGCCGGCCTCGCACGCCGTGCTTCCGAGCTCGCTCGGCTCTACGTTCCGGAGGCTCCCGAGCCCGCCTCGGTCCGCTGGGTCACCAACCAGAACTCGCGCTGGGGCTCGTGCACGCCGATCGACCGGACGATCCGGCTCTCGCACCGATTGCAGGCGATGCCCGACCACGTCGTCGACGCGGTGCTGGTGCACGAGCTGACCCACCTGGTCGTCTCGGGGCACGGGCCGCGGTTCGACGCGATCGTCAGGCGCTACCCACGGACGGACGAGGCGATGGGGTTCCTCGAAGGCGTGACCTGGCAGCAGCGACGAGAGCCCTGA
- a CDS encoding DUF5679 domain-containing protein, whose product MAETWTGEFYCVKCKDKRETSGEVQVSEKGTRMAKGICPECGTKLNRILGKA is encoded by the coding sequence ATGGCGGAGACATGGACCGGCGAGTTCTACTGCGTGAAGTGCAAGGACAAGCGCGAGACCAGCGGTGAAGTCCAGGTCAGCGAGAAGGGCACCCGCATGGCCAAGGGCATCTGCCCCGAGTGCGGCACCAAGCTCAACCGCATCCTCGGCAAGGCCTGA
- a CDS encoding PPA1309 family protein has product MSDPELTVSGGGLGADSPVRRAALEVEGHVNDGGWDQAPRLFALVLTADLLAAQPELADELGDPDSYTPIEQELPHDREVEDLLPEIGWPGEVAGCAVVMERITLPAEAEDDLPSDPAAVADFAAQHPDRQEMRIVAAVLRDGPAHVAVRPRAPEDAPLIEGPDLVPGLVDLLTQTLAEDS; this is encoded by the coding sequence GTGAGTGATCCGGAGCTGACCGTGAGCGGCGGCGGCCTGGGGGCCGACTCGCCCGTGCGACGAGCCGCCCTCGAGGTGGAGGGCCACGTGAACGACGGCGGCTGGGACCAGGCGCCCCGGCTGTTCGCCCTCGTCCTGACCGCCGACCTGCTGGCCGCCCAGCCCGAGCTGGCCGACGAGCTCGGTGACCCCGACTCCTACACGCCGATCGAGCAGGAGCTGCCGCACGACCGCGAGGTCGAGGACCTGCTGCCCGAGATCGGCTGGCCGGGCGAGGTCGCCGGGTGCGCCGTGGTGATGGAGCGGATCACGCTGCCGGCCGAGGCCGAGGACGACCTCCCGAGCGACCCCGCGGCGGTGGCGGACTTCGCCGCCCAGCACCCCGATCGCCAGGAGATGCGGATCGTCGCCGCGGTGCTGCGCGACGGTCCCGCGCACGTGGCGGTGCGCCCGCGCGCCCCCGAGGACGCGCCGCTGATCGAGGGGCCCGATCTCGTGCCCGGACTCGTCGACCTGCTGACGCAGACCCTCGCCGAGGACTCCTGA
- a CDS encoding zinc-dependent metalloprotease — MAEEPREDPQNPFKGTPLEGLFGQMGAGQFDLGQMMSQMQRMFEPHEGTVNYTLAADVARHAVAAAGEDPSPHSGQAGAVADAARLAEMWLDKATDVPATATSALAWSRADWVEQTMPSWQVMVEPVAEHVVASMGDAMPPEAKAMAGPLLGMLNQAGGAMFGQQIGAAIGALATEVLSSTEVGLPMGPEHVAAVLPHNVSAFATDLEASQADVLLYVMLREAAHHRLYAHATWLRGAVLGAIEDFARGIRIDTGAIEEQMRSIDPSNPEAMQEALSGGLFDPAPTPEQERAKERLELLLALIEGWVDEVVARATAGVMPAAPALAEAMRRRRATGGPAEDTFASLVGLELRPRRLRDAANLWSALRDRRGPEARDAVWSHPDLLPTSADLDDPLGFCENQTAELSDADFDAALQELLSSDEPGETGDSPDDRA, encoded by the coding sequence ATGGCCGAGGAACCCCGCGAGGACCCGCAGAATCCCTTCAAGGGCACGCCCCTGGAGGGGCTGTTCGGACAGATGGGCGCAGGTCAGTTCGACCTCGGCCAGATGATGTCCCAGATGCAGCGGATGTTCGAGCCGCACGAGGGCACCGTCAACTACACCCTCGCCGCCGACGTCGCCCGTCACGCCGTGGCCGCCGCGGGTGAGGATCCGAGTCCCCACAGCGGTCAGGCCGGAGCCGTCGCCGACGCCGCGCGACTGGCCGAGATGTGGCTGGACAAGGCCACCGACGTGCCCGCGACGGCCACCTCCGCGCTGGCCTGGAGCCGCGCCGACTGGGTCGAGCAGACGATGCCCAGCTGGCAGGTCATGGTCGAGCCGGTGGCCGAGCACGTCGTGGCCTCGATGGGTGACGCCATGCCGCCGGAGGCCAAGGCCATGGCCGGCCCTCTCCTCGGCATGCTCAACCAGGCCGGCGGCGCCATGTTCGGCCAGCAGATCGGCGCGGCCATCGGCGCGCTGGCCACCGAGGTCCTCTCCTCCACCGAGGTGGGCCTGCCGATGGGGCCCGAGCACGTGGCCGCCGTGCTGCCGCACAACGTCAGCGCCTTCGCCACCGACCTCGAGGCCAGCCAGGCCGACGTGCTGCTCTACGTGATGCTGCGCGAGGCCGCCCACCACCGTCTCTACGCGCACGCCACGTGGCTGCGCGGCGCCGTCCTGGGCGCGATCGAGGACTTCGCCCGCGGCATCCGCATCGACACCGGCGCCATCGAGGAGCAGATGCGCTCGATCGACCCGTCGAACCCCGAGGCCATGCAGGAGGCCCTCTCGGGCGGACTGTTCGATCCCGCTCCGACGCCCGAGCAGGAGCGCGCCAAGGAGCGCCTCGAGCTGCTCCTCGCGCTGATCGAGGGCTGGGTCGACGAGGTCGTCGCCCGCGCCACCGCCGGCGTGATGCCGGCCGCCCCCGCGCTGGCCGAGGCGATGCGTCGCCGCCGGGCCACCGGCGGCCCGGCCGAGGACACGTTCGCCTCGCTGGTGGGCCTCGAGCTGCGCCCGCGCCGCCTTCGCGACGCCGCCAACCTCTGGTCGGCGCTGCGCGACCGCCGCGGCCCCGAGGCGCGCGACGCCGTGTGGAGCCACCCCGACCTGCTGCCGACGTCGGCCGACCTCGACGACCCGCTGGGCTTCTGCGAGAACCAGACCGCGGAGCTGAGCGACGCCGACTTCGACGCCGCCCTGCAGGAGCTGCTGTCCTCTGACGAGCCGGGCGAGACCGGCGACTCCCCCGACGACCGCGCGTGA
- a CDS encoding PDZ domain-containing protein, giving the protein MSSPQRLSRRTLTLSVGLAVVTVLTCLVAFLPVPFVTMRPGPVFNTLGELDGTPMLTFGKDVRTYPTDGRLDFTTVSVTRAESRMSLAGAIEGWLDPDVAVVPHDFLYPDRQTDEQSKAAGAAELASSQDASRAAALRAAGREVAEVPKVAGVVEDGPAQGKLEVDDVLLTVDGRKVATQEAVGQAIGARKPGDDVTIGYRRDGRDGTVTITTTAMDDDPDKARIGIAVGSTFQFPIDIQNHIGDRVGGPSAGTMFALAIYDALTPGALTGGQNVAGTGTIDPEGTVGSIGGVRQKMAGAAESGADIFLVPADNCDEAIQGDDFGMTLVKVEKLQDAIDALGTLAKDPKAEVATCE; this is encoded by the coding sequence GTGTCATCGCCGCAGCGCCTGAGTCGCCGCACCCTCACCCTGTCCGTCGGCCTGGCCGTCGTGACGGTGCTGACGTGCCTCGTGGCCTTCCTGCCCGTCCCGTTCGTGACGATGCGGCCGGGCCCGGTGTTCAACACCCTCGGCGAGCTCGACGGCACCCCGATGCTGACCTTCGGCAAGGACGTGCGCACCTATCCCACGGACGGCCGCCTGGACTTCACCACGGTCTCGGTCACCCGCGCCGAGTCGCGGATGTCGCTCGCCGGTGCGATCGAGGGCTGGCTCGATCCCGACGTCGCGGTCGTGCCCCACGACTTCCTGTACCCCGACCGCCAGACGGACGAGCAGTCCAAGGCCGCGGGCGCCGCCGAGCTCGCCAGCTCCCAGGACGCGTCGCGGGCCGCGGCGCTGCGGGCGGCCGGCCGCGAGGTCGCCGAGGTCCCGAAGGTGGCCGGTGTCGTCGAGGACGGACCCGCGCAGGGAAAGCTCGAGGTCGACGACGTCCTGCTGACCGTCGACGGTCGCAAGGTCGCCACGCAGGAGGCCGTGGGCCAGGCGATCGGGGCGCGCAAGCCCGGCGACGACGTCACCATCGGGTACCGCCGGGACGGCCGGGACGGGACCGTCACGATCACGACCACCGCGATGGACGACGACCCCGACAAGGCGCGCATCGGCATCGCCGTCGGCTCGACCTTCCAGTTCCCGATCGACATCCAGAACCACATCGGCGACCGCGTCGGCGGGCCGAGCGCGGGCACGATGTTCGCCCTGGCGATCTACGATGCGCTGACGCCGGGCGCGCTCACCGGCGGGCAGAACGTGGCCGGAACGGGCACGATCGATCCTGAGGGCACGGTCGGCTCCATCGGTGGCGTGCGCCAGAAGATGGCCGGTGCGGCGGAGTCGGGGGCCGACATCTTCCTCGTGCCCGCGGACAACTGCGACGAGGCGATCCAGGGAGATGACTTCGGCATGACGCTGGTGAAGGTGGAGAAGCTGCAGGACGCGATCGATGCGCTGGGCACGCTCGCGAAGGACCCAAAGGCGGAGGTGGCGACCTGTGAGTGA
- a CDS encoding NUDIX domain-containing protein: MSQTADIRAVLARWSPPDDEQERLRALFADHAGAHDEPGARACSPDHVTASALVVSADHDQVALVLHPKFGRWLQTGGHCEAADPSLAEAAAREAQEETGIAGLAIDPEPVLLSRHPVYCHEDGHHLDVQFVAVAPPGAEPQCSDESDDVRWFPLDDLPRPTDESVRALVAAARSRLRGTPSPRPSVGSA; this comes from the coding sequence GTGAGCCAGACCGCCGACATCCGCGCCGTGCTGGCGCGGTGGTCGCCGCCGGACGACGAGCAGGAGCGCCTGCGCGCGCTCTTCGCCGACCATGCCGGGGCTCACGACGAGCCAGGGGCCCGCGCCTGCTCGCCCGACCACGTCACGGCCAGCGCCCTCGTCGTCTCGGCCGACCACGACCAGGTGGCGCTCGTGCTGCACCCGAAGTTCGGTCGCTGGCTGCAGACGGGAGGCCACTGCGAGGCCGCCGACCCGTCGCTTGCCGAGGCGGCCGCGCGCGAGGCGCAGGAGGAGACGGGCATCGCCGGACTGGCGATCGATCCCGAGCCCGTGCTGCTGTCGCGCCACCCGGTGTACTGCCACGAGGACGGCCATCACCTCGACGTGCAGTTCGTGGCGGTGGCCCCGCCGGGCGCCGAGCCGCAGTGCTCGGACGAGTCCGACGACGTGCGCTGGTTCCCGCTGGACGACCTGCCCCGGCCCACCGACGAGTCGGTCAGGGCTCTCGTCGCTGCTGCCAGGTCACGCCTTCGAGGAACCCCATCGCCTCGTCCGTCCGTGGGTAGCGCCTGA